Proteins encoded together in one Oceanobacillus iheyensis HTE831 window:
- the ytaF gene encoding sporulation membrane protein YtaF codes for MLIYAGMLLLVMAVSLDGLGVGITYGMRKIKVPFIAILIIMICSGCIVYTSMTIGELLSNILSTKITSMLGGSILIFLGIFSLINIFRSKNDSKHSEELHDPSKLENLKTVMSTPDNADLDKSGVITVGEAFLLGLALALDAFGAGIGAAMLGYPPFTTAILTAVMSGLFLKCGIQLGSFLSKNQKLRRLSFLPPAILISIGVLNLFG; via the coding sequence ATGCTGATATATGCTGGAATGCTCTTACTTGTTATGGCAGTTAGCTTGGACGGATTAGGCGTTGGAATCACATACGGAATGCGTAAAATAAAAGTTCCGTTTATTGCAATTTTAATAATTATGATTTGTTCAGGATGCATTGTCTACACCTCGATGACAATTGGAGAGTTATTAAGCAATATTTTATCTACGAAGATTACGAGTATGTTAGGTGGTAGTATATTAATTTTCCTTGGGATTTTCTCTCTTATCAATATATTTCGTTCCAAAAATGATTCTAAGCACTCAGAGGAATTACATGATCCATCAAAGTTAGAAAATCTTAAAACAGTGATGTCAACACCAGATAATGCAGATTTAGATAAATCAGGAGTGATTACGGTTGGCGAAGCATTCTTGTTAGGGCTAGCACTTGCATTAGATGCTTTTGGCGCTGGAATTGGGGCTGCAATGCTTGGCTATCCACCTTTCACCACAGCAATTTTAACTGCTGTGATGAGTGGATTATTCTTGAAATGCGGTATTCAATTAGGCAGTTTTCTCTCTAAAAACCAGAAACTTCGCAGACTGTCATTTTTACCGCCAGCAATTTTAATAAGTATTGGCGTTCTAAATTTATTTGGATAA
- a CDS encoding AEC family transporter, whose product MSLFIEVIMPIMAVFASGFILQRIRLLDVKSVSAVCLYILTPALVFVTLYDATFDSGFVIIVIYMFALFFIMVFINKVLAKLFGWNSNKESAAILATGFMNSGNYGLPVVLFSIGPAAVPYAIFIMVVQALQNNFFGVYYASRSTSGMKKAMKNVLKMPTTYAAVFAFICSWLSITIPDFIHSTLTMVGDAAIPVMMIMLGMQLGSLIGLKLDWQVVVSSVSLKMIIAPLIAWLFVSIIDVDPLIATVLIIISAMPTAATTTMYAIEFDTEPELVSSITFISTIVSVITLTILLNIIT is encoded by the coding sequence ATGAGTTTGTTTATTGAGGTTATTATGCCAATTATGGCAGTTTTTGCATCGGGATTTATATTACAGCGTATTCGCTTATTAGATGTGAAATCTGTATCTGCTGTTTGCTTATACATATTAACGCCAGCTTTAGTTTTTGTAACGTTATATGATGCAACTTTCGATAGTGGCTTTGTAATTATAGTAATTTATATGTTCGCACTATTTTTCATTATGGTTTTTATAAATAAAGTATTAGCAAAACTATTCGGATGGAATTCGAATAAAGAAAGTGCCGCCATTTTAGCAACAGGATTTATGAATTCTGGAAATTACGGATTGCCAGTAGTTTTGTTTAGTATAGGGCCAGCAGCCGTTCCATATGCGATATTTATTATGGTTGTTCAAGCCTTGCAGAATAATTTTTTTGGTGTATATTATGCGTCTCGCAGTACAAGTGGTATGAAAAAGGCAATGAAAAATGTCCTGAAAATGCCTACTACATATGCAGCAGTTTTCGCATTCATCTGTTCTTGGCTGTCGATAACTATACCTGATTTTATTCATTCTACCTTAACGATGGTTGGTGATGCGGCAATTCCGGTTATGATGATCATGTTAGGAATGCAATTAGGGTCATTAATTGGGTTGAAGTTAGATTGGCAAGTTGTTGTATCATCGGTATCATTAAAAATGATTATTGCACCTTTGATTGCTTGGTTATTCGTTAGTATTATTGATGTAGACCCATTAATTGCAACTGTGCTTATAATTATTTCAGCAATGCCGACTGCGGCAACGACAACAATGTATGCTATTGAATTTGATACTGAGCCAGAGTTAGTATCCAGTATTACCTTTATTTCAACAATCGTAAGTGTTATCACATTAACCATACTTCTAAATATTATTACTTAA
- a CDS encoding CvfB family protein — MQTELPLGSIITMKVLRKIDTGYVLTAFGEEALLHNKETEEQLEIDQEVDVFLYTDKQGKVIASARLPFITVGIYDWAEVVGVIPRLGVFVSIGIVKDILVSKDDLPLYRETWPKSGDRLFITLKVDKKGRLLAVPATEDIIANEVFAAPEHIMHDQVRGTVYHTEKEGAALLTTEGYRGFIHYTERKEEPRVGQIVEGRVIAVKEDGSINISLRPLKQDSLDEDANLILQHLKDNHGSIPFHDKSDPEEIRATFQISKAAFKRALGRLLKQRKVKQENGQTTLLD; from the coding sequence ATGCAAACTGAATTGCCACTAGGCTCCATTATTACAATGAAAGTACTACGAAAAATAGATACGGGATATGTACTTACTGCATTTGGAGAAGAAGCATTACTACACAATAAGGAAACAGAAGAACAATTAGAGATTGATCAAGAAGTTGATGTTTTTCTCTATACCGATAAGCAAGGAAAAGTAATTGCCTCTGCTCGCTTACCATTTATTACAGTTGGTATATATGATTGGGCAGAAGTCGTAGGTGTCATTCCGAGGTTAGGTGTTTTTGTATCTATTGGTATCGTAAAAGATATACTCGTCTCTAAAGACGACTTACCATTATATAGAGAGACGTGGCCAAAATCAGGCGATCGCTTATTTATCACTCTTAAAGTAGATAAAAAAGGTCGCTTATTAGCAGTGCCAGCTACAGAAGATATTATTGCAAATGAAGTTTTTGCTGCTCCTGAACACATTATGCATGATCAAGTTCGTGGAACGGTTTATCACACAGAAAAAGAAGGAGCTGCATTACTAACGACCGAAGGATATCGCGGTTTTATCCATTATACAGAAAGAAAGGAAGAGCCACGAGTCGGACAAATAGTTGAAGGAAGAGTAATTGCAGTAAAAGAAGATGGTTCCATCAATATTTCCTTGCGACCATTGAAACAAGATAGTCTGGATGAGGACGCAAACTTAATTCTGCAACATTTAAAGGATAATCATGGTTCCATTCCTTTTCACGATAAAAGTGATCCAGAAGAAATAAGAGCTACTTTCCAAATTAGTAAAGCTGCCTTTAAACGTGCATTAGGAAGATTACTAAAACAAAGAAAAGTAAAACAAGAAAACGGACAGACCACACTGTTAGATTAA
- a CDS encoding M3 family oligoendopeptidase, with protein sequence MLAFEDYTYERPDIEKSKEKFQQLVDVFKSAPDVKHAIKAIDEINQLRNNLYTMSNLVFIRASIDTRDEYYQQERDHFDLIEPEIQEMVTSFYKALFESPHEEDLRKEYGSQLFDLAACEVKAFSKEIIPLLQQENKLTSEYSKLIASADIEFKGKKYTLAQLGPFAQHKDRNVRKDAMNAAQGFYIENEETLDRIYDDLVKVRHEIAEKLGYDNFIEVGYLRMQRVDYDATMVEVFRQQVRDVIVPIATNLYKKHANRIGVDKLKAYDESFVFPSGNATPKGSPEWIIENGKKMYQELSNETGEFFQFMLDHELMDLEAKKGKEAGGYCTFIEDYSSPFIFANFNGTSDDIDVLTHEAGHAFQVYSSRNYSVPEYYFPTSESAEIHSMSMEFFTYPWMKEFFGDEVEKYKYAHLSDALQFIPYGVAVDEFQHLVYKNPEWTPKERKQAWKKLEETYLPHRDYDGIPNLEAGGFWQKQGHIYEDPFYYIDYTLAQICAFQFWKKAQEDNESAWSDYVHLCKLGGSQPFLQLLKEGNLKSPFEKGTVASVVKIIEDYLQAIDDNSL encoded by the coding sequence ATGCTAGCATTTGAAGATTACACCTATGAACGACCAGATATCGAAAAGAGTAAAGAAAAATTTCAACAATTAGTGGACGTTTTTAAAAGTGCACCTGATGTGAAACATGCGATAAAAGCGATTGATGAAATTAATCAATTAAGAAATAACCTTTATACAATGTCTAATCTCGTATTTATTCGAGCTTCTATTGACACAAGGGATGAATATTATCAACAAGAAAGGGACCACTTTGACCTAATTGAACCAGAAATACAAGAAATGGTGACAAGCTTCTATAAAGCATTATTCGAATCACCGCATGAAGAAGATTTACGGAAAGAATATGGTTCACAGCTTTTTGATTTAGCAGCTTGTGAGGTAAAAGCATTCTCAAAAGAGATTATACCCTTACTGCAACAGGAGAACAAACTTACTTCGGAGTACTCTAAATTAATTGCTTCTGCAGATATCGAATTCAAAGGCAAAAAATATACTTTGGCTCAATTAGGGCCTTTCGCACAGCATAAAGATAGAAATGTACGTAAAGACGCAATGAATGCAGCGCAGGGTTTCTATATAGAAAATGAAGAAACATTAGATCGTATTTACGACGATTTAGTTAAAGTCCGCCATGAAATCGCAGAAAAGCTTGGATATGACAATTTTATTGAAGTTGGCTATTTACGTATGCAACGAGTGGATTATGATGCAACCATGGTAGAAGTGTTCCGACAACAAGTACGTGATGTTATAGTCCCAATAGCAACGAATTTGTATAAAAAACATGCAAATCGAATTGGTGTCGATAAACTAAAGGCATATGATGAAAGCTTTGTGTTCCCTTCCGGCAATGCTACGCCTAAGGGATCGCCAGAATGGATTATTGAAAACGGAAAGAAAATGTATCAAGAGTTATCTAATGAGACTGGTGAATTTTTTCAGTTTATGTTAGATCATGAACTTATGGATTTAGAAGCAAAGAAAGGAAAAGAAGCTGGAGGATATTGTACGTTTATCGAGGACTATTCTTCCCCATTTATCTTTGCTAATTTCAATGGAACATCAGATGATATTGATGTTTTAACACACGAAGCTGGTCACGCTTTCCAAGTTTATAGCAGTAGAAATTACAGTGTTCCAGAATACTATTTCCCAACTAGTGAATCAGCTGAAATACATTCAATGAGCATGGAGTTCTTTACCTATCCTTGGATGAAAGAATTCTTTGGAGATGAGGTCGAAAAGTATAAATACGCTCATTTATCTGATGCATTACAATTTATTCCATATGGTGTTGCCGTAGATGAATTTCAACATTTAGTTTATAAAAATCCTGAATGGACACCTAAGGAAAGAAAACAAGCGTGGAAAAAACTTGAAGAAACTTACTTACCACATCGCGATTATGATGGCATTCCAAATTTAGAAGCTGGTGGGTTCTGGCAAAAACAAGGTCATATCTATGAAGATCCTTTTTATTATATTGATTATACATTAGCACAGATTTGCGCATTCCAATTTTGGAAGAAAGCGCAGGAAGATAATGAATCTGCTTGGAGCGATTATGTACATTTATGCAAACTAGGTGGATCTCAGCCATTTCTCCAACTTTTAAAAGAAGGTAATTTAAAATCTCCTTTCGAAAAAGGTACAGTTGCTTCTGTAGTAAAAATAATTGAAGATTACTTACAAGCAATTGATGATAACAGTTTATAA
- a CDS encoding Phr family secreted Rap phosphatase inhibitor yields the protein MKKINYLLGIVFLLTLMVIVPSNVGAEKVDLMSSTYQPTEEEHPDPSEEEHPEPSEEEHPDPS from the coding sequence ATGAAAAAGATCAATTATCTTTTAGGAATCGTATTTCTGCTTACCCTTATGGTAATCGTTCCTTCGAATGTAGGTGCGGAGAAAGTCGATTTAATGTCATCCACTTACCAACCAACTGAAGAAGAGCATCCAGATCCTAGTGAGGAAGAACATCCTGAACCAAGTGAAGAAGAACACCCAGATCCTAGCTAA
- a CDS encoding helix-turn-helix domain-containing protein gives MLKFYRQEQKMTQSELADGIISISYLSKIENKYVDPPEEIKELLCKKLKINNSQLQQIPVLDLCQRWFQALFLRNINTSVILYRQLSSHKQLITIQEMNHLFEIHKLRFYLIQNDKQKVEEQFQKLQLLSPYFTDAESFYWLKFIGQYYFSREKYKKAMDYFQKSMEYLAYIERSKKEEKHDILYMIALSASYIRETYTTIIYAQQALMYYQKQYNFKRTAQCYILLGICYSRMQDYESAMNSYQQAKKIADRINNINLQTKCYQNIGNLYSERNQSEQAIAYYKKSFVLRADPKKQLYPIIGLMKEYYRIDDLFHAKEWLNKGLAIVEEDDQSIYRYELDVYSQLINKVYSSLEKIILEKIIPFVDEKQLYLKKTAYLEILATHYYSQRKYKLAATYYNHALHTTKAVEGR, from the coding sequence ATGCTTAAATTTTATAGACAAGAACAAAAAATGACGCAATCCGAACTCGCCGATGGTATTATATCCATTTCTTATTTATCAAAGATTGAAAATAAGTATGTCGACCCTCCAGAAGAAATAAAAGAATTACTATGTAAAAAACTTAAGATTAACAATTCGCAATTACAACAGATTCCCGTCTTAGATTTGTGTCAAAGATGGTTTCAAGCCTTGTTTTTAAGAAATATAAATACTTCCGTCATCTTATATAGGCAGCTAAGTAGTCATAAACAATTAATTACTATTCAAGAAATGAATCATCTCTTTGAAATTCATAAATTAAGATTCTATCTTATTCAAAATGATAAACAGAAGGTAGAAGAGCAATTTCAAAAACTTCAACTATTATCCCCGTATTTTACAGATGCAGAATCTTTCTATTGGTTAAAATTTATTGGGCAATACTATTTTTCGCGAGAGAAATATAAGAAGGCAATGGATTATTTTCAAAAGTCGATGGAGTATCTGGCTTATATAGAACGATCAAAGAAAGAAGAAAAACATGATATATTATATATGATTGCCTTATCTGCAAGCTATATTCGAGAAACCTATACTACAATCATCTATGCCCAACAAGCTTTAATGTATTATCAGAAACAATATAACTTTAAACGAACAGCACAGTGTTATATATTATTGGGGATTTGCTATTCTAGAATGCAAGACTATGAATCTGCGATGAATAGTTATCAACAAGCAAAAAAAATTGCTGATCGAATCAACAATATAAATTTACAAACTAAATGTTATCAAAATATAGGGAATTTATATTCTGAACGCAATCAATCGGAACAAGCTATAGCCTATTATAAGAAAAGTTTTGTATTAAGAGCTGACCCGAAGAAACAGTTATACCCAATTATTGGATTAATGAAAGAGTATTATCGCATTGATGACCTATTCCATGCAAAAGAATGGTTAAATAAAGGACTAGCTATTGTAGAGGAAGATGATCAATCGATATATCGGTATGAGTTAGATGTGTATAGTCAATTAATAAATAAGGTATATTCAAGCTTAGAAAAAATTATTTTGGAGAAAATTATACCATTTGTTGATGAGAAACAATTGTATTTGAAGAAAACAGCTTATTTAGAAATATTGGCTACACATTATTATAGTCAAAGAAAATACAAACTAGCAGCGACCTACTACAATCATGCTCTTCATACAACGAAAGCTGTTGAAGGGAGGTGA
- a CDS encoding S8 family peptidase codes for MKSKIFGGLALAIFLVTSPLATDAAMDRNNGIDMETNPSISDSYDKQTPYVEGEVLVKFKEDMSMNMQQEVLSDINAEILVDENVVDSPFSVLKVKDVEQVVQTLSNNSQIEYVEPNYILNATYTPNDPFFDISYQYGLFTSETTSAWDVTTGNSNQLVAVLDTGVDYNHEDLDDKTILGYNFVNNNYNPIDRNGHGTHVAGTAAAETNNGLGIAGVAPDTSVLAVQVLDSSGNGSLANIVDGIIYAADYGAEVINLSLGCNCDTQAMEDAVDYAWDNGSVVVAAAGNSSTSTTFEPASYDNAIAVGAVDENNNIASFSNYGRWVDVTAPGVEIAGTYPSNRYVYLSGTSMASPHVAGLAALLASQGKDNSEIRSSIENTATPISGTGTYFQHGLINSFDAVNY; via the coding sequence ATGAAAAGCAAAATTTTTGGCGGATTAGCATTAGCTATTTTCCTAGTTACTTCACCACTGGCAACAGATGCTGCAATGGACAGGAACAACGGAATTGACATGGAAACAAACCCAAGTATTTCAGACTCTTATGACAAACAAACTCCATATGTTGAAGGAGAGGTTCTTGTAAAGTTCAAAGAAGACATGTCCATGAATATGCAACAAGAAGTATTAAGTGATATTAATGCCGAAATTCTTGTTGATGAAAATGTAGTAGACTCTCCTTTTAGTGTTTTAAAAGTAAAGGACGTAGAACAAGTAGTACAAACGTTAAGTAATAATTCTCAAATTGAATATGTCGAACCAAATTATATCTTGAATGCAACTTACACACCAAATGATCCTTTCTTTGATATTAGTTACCAATATGGATTATTCACATCAGAAACAACCTCTGCTTGGGATGTAACAACCGGTAATTCTAATCAATTGGTTGCCGTTCTGGATACTGGTGTTGATTACAACCATGAAGATTTAGATGATAAAACAATTCTTGGATATAATTTTGTTAATAATAATTACAACCCGATCGACCGTAATGGACATGGCACTCACGTAGCTGGAACTGCCGCTGCAGAAACGAATAATGGATTAGGGATAGCAGGTGTGGCTCCTGACACCTCCGTCTTAGCAGTCCAAGTTCTCGATAGTAGTGGTAATGGAAGTTTAGCAAATATCGTTGATGGAATTATCTACGCAGCAGATTATGGTGCAGAAGTTATTAATCTTTCCTTAGGCTGTAATTGTGATACCCAAGCAATGGAAGATGCTGTCGACTATGCTTGGGACAATGGTTCTGTAGTTGTAGCTGCAGCAGGAAATAGTAGTACCTCTACAACATTTGAACCCGCATCATATGACAATGCTATAGCAGTTGGAGCAGTTGACGAAAATAATAATATAGCTAGTTTTTCCAACTACGGAAGATGGGTAGATGTAACTGCACCAGGTGTTGAAATTGCAGGAACATATCCATCAAATAGATATGTCTATTTATCAGGTACTTCAATGGCTTCTCCGCATGTTGCTGGTTTAGCAGCGTTACTTGCATCACAAGGTAAGGATAACAGTGAGATTCGTAGTTCCATCGAAAATACAGCAACACCAATTAGCGGAACAGGTACTTACTTCCAACACGGATTAATCAATTCATTTGATGCAGTAAACTATTAA
- a CDS encoding HAD family hydrolase, with protein MNYQALFLDIDGTILRPDHTYSERTKQAIKQVKNQGLEVFLCTGRPIIEIDDLADELGVKSLIGYNGAYAKYEGKTILNEPMPENDVDTFLRVAASKNHELILYTKDKNHFTTFEDDFVKTFKKVFQLRKNELFDKRLKDQILGITALNVDPSEANHYMINDNIRPSQVNVNSIIAAFDIIRVNMNKGEAIKRVLDELNIPLENSIAFGDGMNDKEMLQTVGVGFAMGNADNELVQYADYQTKSSEDDGIFYGLQQLGLVKEE; from the coding sequence ATGAATTATCAAGCACTTTTCTTAGATATTGATGGAACTATTTTGCGACCGGACCATACATATTCCGAACGAACGAAACAAGCAATTAAACAAGTGAAAAATCAAGGGTTGGAAGTCTTTCTTTGTACTGGAAGACCAATTATTGAAATTGATGATTTAGCAGATGAACTAGGTGTCAAATCATTAATTGGATACAATGGTGCCTATGCTAAATATGAAGGGAAAACAATATTAAATGAACCTATGCCCGAAAATGATGTAGATACGTTTTTACGTGTTGCTGCAAGCAAAAACCATGAACTCATATTATATACAAAAGATAAAAACCATTTCACAACATTTGAAGATGACTTTGTTAAAACATTTAAAAAGGTCTTTCAATTAAGGAAGAATGAGTTATTTGATAAACGTCTCAAAGATCAAATTCTCGGTATCACCGCTCTAAATGTAGATCCTAGTGAAGCTAATCACTATATGATTAATGATAATATTCGCCCTTCTCAAGTAAATGTCAACAGCATTATCGCTGCTTTTGATATTATTCGCGTTAATATGAATAAAGGAGAAGCAATAAAGCGTGTACTTGATGAACTCAATATTCCACTAGAGAATTCAATTGCCTTTGGTGATGGTATGAATGATAAGGAAATGTTACAAACCGTTGGTGTCGGATTTGCTATGGGGAACGCTGATAACGAACTGGTACAATACGCAGATTATCAAACTAAATCATCAGAGGATGACGGAATTTTTTATGGTCTGCAACAGTTAGGACTCGTTAAAGAAGAATAA
- a CDS encoding mannitol-1-phosphate 5-dehydrogenase: MKTAVHFGAGNIGRGFIGLLLYQSGYQTIFIDVNNQVIDEINKQKSYHVYLAGKEKQELTVNHITGINSIKEPDAVTEAIVKADVVTTAVGPTILPVIAKAISKGLQERTKQNNSPLNIIACENMVGGSSLLKEHVFESLEAHKIGEFDRLYGFPDAAVDRIVPNQTNKNLLDVMVEPYYEWVVEKKKIVGEVPPIFGITYVDDLAPYIERKLFTVNTGHAIPAYLGTHLGYDTIVEAMKDLRIDDTIYGALAESGEALIHAYGFNREMHQEYVSKIIQRFQNPYISDDVKRVARGPIRKLGAKDRLVKPALMYIEYTGKIPVYLAKTIAAALLFNNDEDREAIELQKKISATGYQQAFVEVSGCDSDSILTKKVIEQLRLLQNKK; this comes from the coding sequence ATGAAAACAGCAGTCCATTTTGGAGCAGGTAATATTGGCCGAGGATTTATCGGACTTTTACTTTATCAATCCGGTTATCAAACCATTTTTATCGATGTAAATAATCAAGTTATTGATGAAATTAATAAACAAAAATCATATCATGTTTACCTAGCTGGAAAGGAAAAACAAGAATTAACAGTAAATCATATTACTGGGATCAATAGTATAAAAGAGCCAGATGCTGTTACAGAAGCCATTGTGAAGGCTGATGTCGTTACTACTGCAGTTGGACCTACAATTCTACCAGTTATTGCTAAGGCGATTTCTAAGGGATTACAAGAAAGAACAAAGCAAAATAATAGCCCTCTCAATATTATTGCTTGTGAAAATATGGTTGGTGGAAGTTCATTACTCAAAGAGCATGTTTTTGAGTCGCTTGAGGCTCATAAAATAGGGGAGTTTGATAGATTGTATGGCTTTCCCGATGCTGCAGTAGATCGTATCGTTCCTAATCAAACGAATAAGAATCTATTAGATGTGATGGTGGAACCTTATTATGAGTGGGTAGTTGAGAAAAAAAAGATTGTCGGTGAAGTACCTCCAATTTTTGGCATTACGTATGTAGATGATCTTGCTCCTTATATTGAACGTAAATTGTTTACGGTAAATACGGGACATGCTATTCCGGCTTACTTAGGAACACACTTGGGTTATGATACTATCGTAGAAGCTATGAAAGATTTACGTATTGATGATACCATATACGGTGCTTTAGCTGAATCAGGAGAAGCATTAATTCATGCATATGGTTTTAATCGCGAAATGCATCAAGAGTATGTGAGTAAAATTATTCAACGTTTTCAAAATCCATATATTTCAGATGATGTAAAGAGAGTTGCGCGTGGTCCTATTCGAAAATTAGGAGCAAAGGATCGCTTAGTCAAACCAGCTTTAATGTATATTGAATATACAGGAAAAATCCCAGTATATTTAGCGAAGACAATTGCAGCAGCGTTATTATTTAATAATGATGAAGACAGAGAAGCGATAGAATTACAGAAGAAAATTTCAGCTACTGGTTACCAACAAGCTTTTGTTGAAGTAAGTGGATGTGATAGTGATTCTATACTTACGAAGAAAGTCATCGAGCAACTACGCTTATTACAAAATAAGAAGTAA
- a CDS encoding PTS sugar transporter subunit IIA, translating to MAKEILSKENIQLGVEFSSKEEAIRYTGEILFRNGYVEQTYIEKMLEREELTSTFMGNALAIPHGTEDAREMVIDTGLSVVTVPKGIDFGEGNQVQILIGIAGKGDEHLEILSQIAIICSEVENVEKLVAASSKEEVLELLQEVN from the coding sequence ATGGCAAAAGAAATTTTAAGCAAAGAAAATATTCAATTAGGTGTTGAATTTTCATCAAAAGAAGAAGCAATTCGTTATACTGGAGAAATTTTATTTCGTAATGGTTATGTAGAACAAACGTATATTGAAAAAATGCTTGAAAGAGAAGAATTAACTTCTACTTTTATGGGAAATGCACTAGCAATTCCTCATGGAACAGAAGATGCAAGAGAAATGGTGATCGATACAGGTTTATCTGTCGTAACTGTCCCAAAAGGGATCGATTTTGGTGAAGGGAATCAAGTGCAAATTTTGATTGGGATTGCTGGTAAAGGTGATGAACATTTGGAAATTCTGTCTCAAATTGCAATTATTTGTTCAGAAGTTGAGAATGTTGAGAAATTAGTAGCTGCAAGTTCTAAAGAAGAAGTTTTAGAACTCCTCCAAGAGGTGAACTAA